A window of the Streptomyces luomodiensis genome harbors these coding sequences:
- a CDS encoding SseB family protein — protein sequence MALKNIPDPGFSGDDGSADPRLTAALAAWADDRSAEPEVLAALTEARLLVPVVAMLGEAEVGPDGLRRDKTSDMAVPTLEAPGGRRALPAFTSLETLARWRPDARPVAVPLRQALEAAAHEKADTLVLDLAGPVPYQLTGPALLALAEGRTSADPLADPAVTEAVRTVLAAEPEVVRAHLAPAADADGMLALSLAPTAPARETAHRVAGALAADEVLRARLVRGLTLALLPPDARVPGEPLFSR from the coding sequence GTGGCGCTCAAGAACATTCCCGACCCAGGCTTCTCCGGCGACGACGGCTCCGCCGATCCCCGCCTTACCGCGGCGCTCGCCGCCTGGGCCGATGACCGCTCCGCCGAACCGGAGGTGCTCGCCGCGCTCACCGAGGCCCGTCTCCTCGTCCCGGTGGTCGCGATGCTCGGGGAAGCGGAGGTGGGCCCCGATGGGCTGCGGCGCGACAAGACCAGCGATATGGCGGTGCCCACGCTGGAGGCCCCCGGCGGCCGGCGCGCCCTGCCCGCCTTCACCTCGCTCGAGACGCTGGCCCGCTGGCGCCCGGACGCCCGGCCGGTGGCCGTACCGCTGCGCCAGGCGCTGGAGGCCGCCGCCCATGAGAAGGCGGACACCCTGGTCCTGGACCTCGCGGGCCCGGTGCCGTACCAGCTGACCGGTCCCGCGCTGCTGGCCCTCGCCGAGGGACGGACCAGCGCCGATCCGCTCGCCGACCCGGCCGTCACCGAGGCGGTGCGCACCGTGCTGGCCGCCGAGCCGGAGGTGGTCCGGGCCCATCTGGCCCCGGCGGCGGACGCCGACGGGATGCTCGCGCTATCCCTGGCCCCCACCGCGCCGGCGCGGGAGACGGCGCACCGGGTGGCGGGCGCCCTGGCCGCCGACGAGGTGCTGCGGGCGCGGCTGGTGCGCGGGCTGACCCTGGCGCTGCTGCCACCGGACGCGAGGGTCCCCGGCGAACCGCTCTTCAGCCGCTGA
- the mycP gene encoding type VII secretion-associated serine protease mycosin, with protein MTRTAGIGRRLAVALAAAGLTLVPAAPADADGIQAQEWALDALHVREAWQTTKGSGITVAVLDTGVDDRHPDLKGQVRTGKDLIGFGARRGERAWARHGTAMAGIIAGHGHGASGDEGVLGVAPEARILPVRVILEDTDPDRKKARSSRGGALATGIRWAADHGADVINLSLGDDSASAHPEAAEDAAVQYALRKGVVVVASAGNGGEKGDRVSYPAAYPGVIAVTAVDRYGARAAFSTRRWYATVCAPGVDVVIADPDKRYYEGWGTSAAAAFVSGSVALVRAAHPELSPRQIRQLLTKTAQDVPEGGRSDDLGAGLVDPAAAIAEGGKVEPQTQTPAVAGSAPRFFGKGPDHAQSAHEESGPNRMALLAGLAGAALVIAAIALWRGSGPLRLPPSLRALLPPSRTR; from the coding sequence ATGACCCGGACCGCCGGGATCGGGCGGCGCCTCGCCGTGGCCCTCGCCGCCGCCGGGCTGACCCTGGTGCCCGCCGCGCCCGCCGACGCCGACGGCATACAGGCCCAGGAGTGGGCGCTGGACGCCCTCCACGTCCGCGAGGCGTGGCAGACGACCAAGGGCTCCGGGATCACCGTCGCCGTCCTGGACACCGGTGTCGACGACCGCCACCCCGACCTCAAGGGCCAGGTGCGGACCGGCAAGGACCTGATCGGCTTCGGCGCCCGGCGCGGCGAGCGGGCCTGGGCCCGCCACGGCACCGCGATGGCCGGGATCATCGCCGGGCACGGCCATGGCGCGTCCGGCGACGAGGGCGTGCTGGGCGTCGCGCCCGAGGCGCGGATCCTGCCGGTGCGGGTGATCCTCGAGGACACCGACCCCGACCGTAAGAAGGCCCGTTCCAGCCGCGGCGGCGCGCTCGCCACCGGTATCCGCTGGGCGGCCGACCACGGCGCCGACGTCATCAACCTCTCGCTCGGCGACGACAGCGCCTCCGCCCACCCCGAGGCCGCCGAGGACGCCGCCGTACAGTACGCGCTGCGCAAGGGCGTGGTCGTGGTCGCCTCCGCGGGCAACGGCGGCGAGAAGGGCGACCGGGTCTCCTACCCGGCCGCCTACCCCGGTGTGATCGCCGTGACCGCCGTGGACCGCTACGGCGCCCGCGCCGCCTTCTCCACCCGCCGCTGGTACGCCACCGTCTGCGCACCCGGCGTCGACGTGGTCATCGCCGACCCCGACAAGCGCTACTACGAGGGCTGGGGGACCAGCGCGGCCGCCGCCTTCGTCTCCGGCTCCGTCGCCCTCGTCCGCGCCGCCCACCCCGAGCTCAGCCCCCGCCAGATCCGGCAGCTCCTCACCAAGACCGCCCAGGACGTCCCGGAGGGCGGCCGCAGCGATGATCTCGGCGCGGGCCTGGTGGACCCGGCGGCGGCGATCGCGGAGGGCGGCAAGGTGGAGCCGCAGACCCAGACCCCCGCCGTGGCCGGCTCCGCCCCACGCTTCTTCGGCAAGGGCCCGGACCACGCCCAGAGCGCACACGAGGAGTCCGGCCCCAACCGGATGGCGCTCCTCGCCGGACTCGCCGGCGCCGCCCTGGTCATCGCCGCGATCGCCCTGTGGCGCGGCTCGGGCCCCCTACGCCTGCCCCCGAGCCTGCGCGCCCTGCTCCCGCCAAGCCGAACGCGCTGA